The Petropleomorpha daqingensis genome includes a window with the following:
- a CDS encoding thiolase family protein yields the protein MREAVVVEAVRTPIGKRNGALSGVHAADLSALVLTELADRTGLDPGIVDDVVWGCVSQVGDQSSNIGRFAVLAAGWPETVPGTTVNRACGSSQQALDFAAWGVMSGQQDVVVAGGVETMSRVPLGSARQSGFPYGPKVMARYDDFPFNQGIGAELIAEKWGLSRTRLDEFAARSHALAAAAQDAGAFDAQLVPVPTDAGTVSADEGVRRGSSVESLGALKPSFKEDGVIHAGNASQISDGAAALLVTTPEIAREHGWTPIVRYHTGASSGADPIFMLTGPIPATEKLLRRAGVGIDEIGVYEVNEAFAPVPLAWLIETGADEEKLNPLGGAIALGHPLGGSGAVLMTRMVHHMRDHGIRYGLQTMCEGGGTANATLVELV from the coding sequence GTGCGCGAAGCAGTCGTCGTCGAGGCCGTCCGCACCCCCATCGGCAAGCGCAACGGTGCGCTCTCCGGTGTGCACGCCGCGGACCTGTCGGCCCTCGTGCTCACCGAGCTGGCAGATCGCACCGGCCTGGACCCGGGCATCGTCGACGACGTCGTCTGGGGCTGCGTCTCGCAGGTCGGGGACCAGTCGAGCAACATCGGCCGCTTCGCCGTCCTGGCCGCCGGCTGGCCGGAGACGGTGCCGGGCACCACGGTCAACCGCGCCTGCGGGTCGAGCCAGCAGGCGCTGGACTTCGCCGCGTGGGGCGTGATGAGCGGCCAGCAGGACGTCGTCGTCGCCGGCGGCGTCGAGACGATGAGCCGCGTGCCGCTGGGCTCGGCACGGCAGTCCGGCTTCCCGTACGGGCCAAAGGTGATGGCCCGCTACGACGACTTCCCGTTCAACCAGGGGATCGGTGCCGAGCTGATCGCGGAGAAGTGGGGCTTGTCCCGCACGCGGCTCGACGAGTTCGCCGCCCGCTCGCACGCGCTGGCCGCAGCCGCGCAGGACGCCGGTGCCTTCGACGCCCAGCTCGTGCCCGTGCCCACCGACGCGGGCACGGTGAGCGCGGACGAGGGGGTGCGGCGGGGGAGCAGCGTCGAGTCGCTCGGGGCGCTCAAGCCCTCCTTCAAGGAGGACGGCGTCATCCACGCGGGCAACGCCAGCCAGATCTCCGACGGCGCCGCGGCTCTGCTCGTGACGACCCCGGAGATCGCCCGCGAGCACGGCTGGACTCCGATCGTCCGCTACCACACGGGCGCGAGCAGCGGCGCCGACCCGATCTTCATGCTGACCGGCCCGATCCCGGCGACGGAGAAGCTGCTGCGGCGGGCCGGCGTCGGCATCGACGAGATCGGCGTCTACGAGGTCAACGAGGCCTTCGCACCGGTTCCGCTGGCGTGGCTGATCGAGACCGGCGCCGACGAGGAGAAGCTCAACCCCCTGGGTGGGGCGATCGCGCTCGGTCACCCGCTCGGCGGCTCCGGCGCGGTGCTGATGACCCGGATGGTGCACCACATGCGCGACCACGGGATCCGGTACGGCCTGCAGACGATGTGCGAGGGCGGCGGCACCGCCAACGCGACGCTCGTCGAGCTGGTCTGA
- a CDS encoding CoA transferase: protein MSTAGDWAASGVLALTGRADGPPLLPPGRAATVAGELADRFAERTGVRVDGAALLAERAAFTGGRRRGAVSVGGSCRLLPTADGWAAVSCARPDDPALLGALVGRELPGDPWPEVAAWLREHPGAVLAERAELLGVAAAPVAPRRAPQVLPEPPHRPVAGLLVADFSALWAGPLCTSLLALAGARVVKVETPGRPDGARYGHPGFYRLLHAGTRSVVLDPASATGRSALARLVDAADVVVEASRPRALAAWGLDAAAAVAAGTTWISLTAAGRGSGRVGFGDDVAAAAGLVASDTDGTPLFCGDALADPLTGLTAAVLATTAPADGSGVLHDVSMTDVVARTLDGTPSWPAGDLPVALPRRREPAGDAPVAGADTADVLRELGLPC, encoded by the coding sequence GTGTCAACGGCGGGTGACTGGGCGGCCAGCGGCGTCCTCGCGCTGACCGGCCGGGCCGACGGGCCGCCGCTGCTGCCGCCCGGCCGCGCCGCCACCGTCGCCGGCGAGCTCGCCGACCGGTTCGCCGAGCGCACCGGCGTGCGGGTGGACGGCGCGGCCCTGCTCGCCGAGCGGGCCGCCTTCACCGGCGGCCGTCGCCGTGGCGCGGTGTCGGTGGGCGGGTCGTGCCGCCTTCTGCCCACCGCCGACGGCTGGGCCGCCGTCTCCTGCGCGCGACCGGACGACCCGGCGCTGCTCGGCGCCCTGGTGGGCCGGGAGCTCCCCGGCGATCCGTGGCCGGAGGTCGCGGCGTGGCTGCGCGAGCACCCCGGTGCGGTGCTCGCCGAGCGCGCCGAACTGCTCGGGGTGGCCGCTGCGCCGGTCGCCCCACGCCGGGCGCCGCAGGTCCTCCCCGAGCCGCCGCACCGCCCGGTCGCCGGGCTGCTCGTCGCCGACTTCAGCGCGCTGTGGGCCGGGCCGCTGTGCACCTCGCTGCTCGCGCTCGCCGGGGCCCGCGTGGTGAAGGTCGAGACGCCCGGCCGCCCCGACGGCGCCCGCTACGGACACCCCGGCTTCTACCGGCTGCTGCACGCCGGCACCCGGTCGGTCGTCCTCGACCCGGCGAGCGCGACGGGCCGGTCGGCCCTGGCCCGGCTGGTCGATGCCGCCGACGTCGTGGTCGAGGCGTCCCGCCCCCGGGCGCTGGCCGCGTGGGGGCTCGACGCCGCAGCGGCGGTGGCCGCCGGGACGACGTGGATCTCGCTCACCGCGGCCGGCCGGGGTTCGGGCCGGGTCGGCTTCGGGGACGACGTCGCGGCCGCCGCCGGGCTGGTCGCGAGCGACACCGACGGGACGCCGCTGTTCTGCGGCGATGCGCTCGCCGACCCGCTGACCGGGCTGACCGCCGCGGTGCTCGCCACGACCGCGCCGGCCGACGGCTCCGGCGTGCTCCACGACGTCTCGATGACCGACGTCGTCGCACGGACGCTCGACGGGACGCCGTCCTGGCCGGCCGGCGACCTGCCCGTTGCACTGCCCCGCCGCCGCGAGCCCGCCGGCGACGCGCCCGTGGCCGGGGCCGACACCGCCGACGTCCTGCGCGAGCTCGGGCTGCCGTGCTGA
- a CDS encoding amidohydrolase family protein, with product MLIRGAEVRGRRADVRITGDRVAAVAPALERIPGEEVLEARGGALLPGFVDPHLHLLALAAALTSVRCGPPDVQDTATLAAALAAAPGDAAGWVRGVGYAETVAGNLDAAALDRLHAARPVRVQHRSGALWVVNGVAARLLDLDSADAPGVERGPDGRPTGRLWRADAWLRGRLRSSPPDLAAVGRRLAELGITAVIDATPDLDPAALAALAGAGLPQRVTVLGAPLDGPLPHGLTAGPFKIVLADSALPDLDDLTGRIAAAHAAGRAVAVHCVTREALVLLLAALERAGRHPGDRVEHAALVPAELVPALRGLTVVTQPGFLADRGDDYLRDVPADEHADLYRCRSLVDAGVAVALSSDAPYGPLDPWAVLAAAVDRRTRSGAVVGPDERLTPAAALDRLTGGRRVVPGAVADLVLLDGPQPAADAVRTVWVGGAEVYTEP from the coding sequence GTGCTGATCCGCGGCGCCGAGGTGCGCGGCCGCCGGGCCGACGTGCGGATCACCGGCGACCGGGTCGCGGCGGTCGCGCCGGCCCTCGAGCGGATCCCCGGCGAGGAGGTGCTCGAGGCCCGCGGCGGCGCCCTGCTGCCCGGCTTCGTCGACCCGCACCTGCACCTGCTGGCGCTGGCCGCCGCGCTCACCTCGGTCCGCTGCGGCCCGCCGGACGTGCAGGACACCGCCACGCTGGCCGCCGCGCTCGCCGCGGCCCCGGGCGATGCCGCGGGCTGGGTGCGCGGCGTCGGCTACGCCGAGACCGTCGCCGGGAACCTCGACGCCGCCGCGCTCGACCGGCTGCACGCCGCGCGCCCGGTGCGCGTCCAGCACCGCAGCGGCGCGCTGTGGGTGGTCAACGGCGTCGCCGCGCGGCTCCTCGACCTCGACTCCGCCGACGCGCCGGGCGTCGAACGCGGTCCCGACGGGCGGCCGACCGGCAGGCTGTGGCGGGCCGACGCCTGGCTGCGCGGGCGGCTGCGCTCCTCGCCGCCCGATCTGGCGGCCGTCGGCCGACGGCTGGCCGAGTTGGGGATAACGGCAGTGATCGACGCGACGCCCGACCTCGACCCGGCCGCGCTGGCCGCCCTCGCCGGCGCCGGCCTGCCGCAGCGGGTGACCGTGCTCGGCGCTCCGCTGGACGGGCCGCTGCCGCACGGGCTCACCGCCGGGCCCTTCAAGATCGTGCTCGCCGACAGCGCGCTGCCCGACCTCGACGACCTCACCGGCCGCATCGCCGCCGCGCACGCCGCAGGCCGCGCGGTCGCCGTCCACTGCGTGACCCGCGAGGCGCTCGTGCTGCTGCTCGCCGCGCTGGAGAGGGCCGGGCGGCACCCCGGTGACCGCGTCGAGCACGCCGCGCTGGTCCCCGCGGAGCTCGTGCCGGCGCTGCGGGGGCTCACCGTCGTCACCCAGCCCGGCTTCCTCGCCGACCGCGGCGACGACTACCTGCGCGACGTCCCCGCCGACGAGCACGCCGACCTCTACCGCTGCCGGTCGCTGGTCGACGCCGGGGTGGCCGTCGCGCTGTCCTCCGACGCCCCCTACGGGCCGCTCGACCCGTGGGCGGTCCTGGCGGCGGCGGTCGACCGGCGCACCCGGTCGGGCGCCGTCGTCGGCCCGGACGAGCGGCTGACGCCGGCCGCGGCCCTCGACCGGCTCACCGGCGGCCGACGCGTCGTGCCGGGCGCCGTCGCCGACCTCGTCCTGCTCGACGGCCCGCAGCCCGCCGCCGACGCCGTCCGCACGGTGTGGGTCGGCGGCGCGGAGGTCTACACCGAGCCGTAG
- a CDS encoding acyl-CoA dehydrogenase family protein encodes MWGFETEPEFQRELDWIDAFVRERVQPLDHLLGNQYDVADPEFVRLVRPLQAEVKARGLWACHLGPELGGKGYGQLKLALMNEKFGMARFGPIVFGAQAPDTGNSEILAHFGTPEQKRKYLEPLLANEVVSCFSMTEPQGGADPLGFTTSAVLDGDEWVVNGEKWFASEARTAAFFIVMVVTEPQAENPYRRATMLLVDAGTPGLEIVRDYGFHGEPEPAHAHLRFTDVRVPAGNVLGGRGEAFAVAQTRLGGGRLHHAMRTIAQAQRAFEMMCERAVSRTTKGQRLADLQMVQEKIADSWVQLRQFRLLVLETAWLADQGRDWRQIRLHVSAVKAEMPKVLHDIAARALQVHGSLGLSTEMPFTDWLVNSFHVGLADGPTEVHQQVVARELLKDVAPAEGMFPSYLRAEEERRARELYGSV; translated from the coding sequence ATGTGGGGCTTCGAGACCGAGCCGGAGTTCCAGCGGGAGCTGGACTGGATCGACGCGTTCGTGCGCGAGCGGGTGCAGCCGCTGGACCACCTGCTGGGCAACCAGTACGACGTCGCCGATCCGGAGTTCGTGCGGCTGGTCCGGCCGCTGCAGGCGGAGGTCAAGGCGCGGGGGCTGTGGGCCTGCCACCTCGGGCCCGAGCTGGGGGGCAAGGGCTACGGCCAGCTCAAGCTCGCGCTGATGAACGAGAAGTTCGGCATGGCCCGGTTCGGCCCGATCGTCTTCGGCGCCCAGGCGCCCGACACCGGCAACTCGGAGATCCTCGCGCACTTCGGCACGCCCGAGCAGAAGCGGAAGTACCTCGAGCCGCTGCTGGCCAACGAGGTCGTCTCCTGCTTCTCGATGACCGAGCCGCAGGGCGGCGCCGACCCCCTGGGCTTCACCACCTCCGCCGTCCTCGACGGCGACGAGTGGGTCGTCAACGGCGAGAAGTGGTTCGCCTCCGAGGCCCGGACGGCCGCCTTCTTCATCGTCATGGTGGTCACCGAGCCGCAGGCGGAGAACCCGTACCGGCGGGCGACGATGCTCCTGGTCGACGCCGGCACCCCCGGGCTGGAGATCGTCCGCGACTACGGCTTCCACGGCGAGCCCGAGCCGGCGCACGCCCATCTGCGGTTCACCGACGTCCGGGTGCCGGCGGGCAACGTGCTCGGCGGCCGCGGCGAGGCGTTCGCCGTCGCGCAGACCCGGCTCGGCGGCGGCCGGCTGCACCACGCGATGCGCACCATCGCCCAGGCCCAGCGCGCCTTCGAGATGATGTGCGAGCGGGCCGTGTCCCGGACCACGAAGGGGCAGCGGCTGGCCGACCTGCAGATGGTGCAGGAGAAGATCGCCGACAGCTGGGTGCAGCTGCGGCAGTTCCGGCTGCTGGTGCTGGAGACGGCGTGGCTGGCCGACCAGGGGCGCGACTGGCGGCAGATCCGGCTGCACGTCTCGGCGGTCAAGGCCGAGATGCCCAAGGTGCTGCACGACATCGCCGCCCGGGCCCTGCAGGTGCACGGCTCGCTGGGGCTGTCGACCGAGATGCCGTTCACCGACTGGCTGGTCAACTCCTTCCACGTCGGCCTCGCCGACGGACCCACCGAGGTGCACCAGCAGGTGGTCGCCCGCGAGCTGCTCAAGGACGTCGCGCCGGCGGAGGGGATGTTCCCCTCCTACCTCCGCGCCGAAGAGGAGCGCCGGGCCCGCGAGCTCTACGGCTCGGTGTAG
- a CDS encoding SDR family NAD(P)-dependent oxidoreductase — MDELRGRVVLVTGGSRGLGREMVLAFAERGASVVVASRKLDACRAVADEVAERFGVEALPVGVNVSDWAQCDRLVEAAYDRFGRVDVLVNNAGLSPLYPSLSEVSPELFDKVIGVNLRGPFRLTALIGERMAAADGGSVVNIGSVEAARPQPLALPYAAAKAGLHALTEGFARAYGPSVRVNTVQAGPFLTDIAQHWPPGLREEMEQHLVLGRCGEPAEIVGAVLFLATSASSYVTGSVLRVDGGWR; from the coding sequence GTGGATGAGCTGCGGGGCAGGGTCGTGCTGGTCACCGGCGGCAGCCGGGGGCTGGGCCGCGAGATGGTGCTGGCCTTCGCCGAGCGCGGCGCCTCGGTGGTGGTGGCCAGCCGGAAGCTCGACGCCTGCCGCGCCGTCGCCGACGAGGTCGCCGAGCGGTTCGGCGTCGAGGCGCTGCCGGTCGGGGTCAACGTGAGCGACTGGGCGCAGTGCGACCGGCTGGTCGAGGCCGCCTACGACCGGTTCGGGCGGGTCGACGTCCTGGTCAACAACGCCGGGCTGTCCCCGCTGTACCCGAGCCTGAGCGAGGTCTCGCCGGAGCTGTTCGACAAGGTGATCGGGGTCAACCTGCGCGGCCCGTTCCGGCTGACCGCGCTGATCGGCGAGCGGATGGCCGCCGCCGACGGCGGCTCGGTGGTCAACATCGGCTCGGTCGAGGCGGCCCGGCCGCAGCCGCTCGCGCTGCCCTACGCGGCGGCGAAGGCCGGGCTGCACGCGCTCACCGAGGGGTTCGCCCGGGCCTACGGGCCGTCGGTGCGGGTCAACACGGTCCAGGCCGGACCGTTCCTCACCGACATCGCCCAGCACTGGCCGCCCGGGCTGCGCGAGGAGATGGAGCAGCACCTGGTGCTCGGTCGCTGCGGCGAACCGGCGGAGATCGTGGGGGCGGTGCTGTTCCTCGCCACCTCCGCCTCGTCCTACGTGACCGGGTCGGTGCTGCGGGTCGACGGCGGCTGGCGTTAG